The Leucobacter viscericola genome includes a window with the following:
- a CDS encoding FdhF/YdeP family oxidoreductase, which yields MTPKPLENDFSDADIEVSAPKTHAVGIEGVYHSMEPAIKQMGLARTAKLMTKINHKDGFDCMSCAWPDPDHRKTAEFCENGAKAVTWEATPLKVERSFWQEHSISSLEDKTEYWLGMQGRLIEPVYKAKGSDHYEPISWDDAYAVVAKHLNELADPNEAAFYTSGRASNEAAFVYQLLARVLGTNNLPDCSNMCHESTGTAMLHTVGIGKSTVSYKDFGEADLIIVMGQNPGTNHPRMLTALHEAKQHGARIVAVNPLPEAGLIGYKDPQSVKGYLGKATQIADQFLKIRSGGDMALLQAISKRVLEAEAEYPGEVLDHDFIERHCDGFDAFAEHMAKVDEREVERATGLSTTEIDELADHYLSSERVIICWAMGITQHRKGVDTIREIINLLLLRGNIGKPGAGASPIRGHSNVQGDRTMGVWEQMPDSFLDALGKEFNFEPPRDHGVDAVHGIRALDEGKIKVWMSLGGNLLGAISDTHLAESAMRKTALSVQLSTKLNRSHVVTGEEALILPVLGRTEVDEQASGPQYITVEDSVCAVHASHGQVAPISDQMRSETAIVAGIAHATFGDRHGIDWPAMIRNYDVIRDHISRVVPGCESYNEKTRTRDGFVLPNGPRDSRTFPTETGKARITVNELEHVECPPGRLILQTVRSHDQFNTTIYSLNDRYRGIKKGRYVVFVHPDDITDLGLTDGQTVDIFSEWKDQPDRVLRGFRVVAFPTARGCAAAYFPEANVLIPLDNTALESNTPVSKAVVVRLEPSATPAGVGRPVTV from the coding sequence ATGACCCCCAAACCCCTCGAGAACGACTTTTCTGACGCCGACATCGAGGTGTCTGCGCCCAAAACCCACGCCGTGGGCATCGAGGGGGTTTATCACTCGATGGAACCAGCGATCAAGCAGATGGGTCTCGCGCGCACCGCGAAGCTCATGACAAAGATCAACCACAAAGACGGCTTCGACTGCATGAGCTGTGCGTGGCCCGATCCTGATCACCGCAAGACAGCCGAGTTCTGCGAGAACGGCGCGAAGGCCGTGACGTGGGAGGCAACCCCGCTCAAGGTTGAGCGATCCTTCTGGCAAGAGCACTCGATCTCGTCGCTGGAAGACAAAACCGAGTACTGGCTCGGCATGCAGGGGCGGCTGATCGAGCCCGTCTACAAGGCCAAGGGATCAGACCACTACGAGCCCATCAGCTGGGACGACGCCTACGCTGTGGTCGCAAAGCATCTCAATGAACTCGCCGATCCCAACGAGGCCGCGTTTTACACAAGCGGCCGCGCCTCGAACGAGGCCGCGTTTGTTTACCAGCTCCTCGCGCGGGTGCTCGGCACGAACAACCTGCCGGACTGCTCCAACATGTGTCACGAGTCGACCGGCACCGCGATGCTGCACACGGTCGGCATCGGCAAGTCAACCGTCTCGTACAAGGATTTCGGCGAGGCCGACCTGATTATTGTGATGGGCCAGAACCCCGGCACCAATCACCCGCGTATGCTCACGGCACTGCACGAGGCGAAGCAGCACGGTGCACGAATCGTCGCGGTGAATCCGCTGCCAGAGGCCGGGCTGATTGGCTACAAGGATCCGCAGAGTGTCAAGGGGTATCTCGGCAAGGCGACGCAGATCGCGGATCAGTTCTTGAAGATCCGCTCGGGCGGAGACATGGCACTGCTGCAGGCGATCTCGAAGCGGGTGCTTGAGGCCGAGGCTGAGTACCCCGGTGAGGTGCTGGATCACGACTTCATCGAGCGGCACTGCGATGGCTTTGACGCGTTCGCCGAGCACATGGCGAAGGTTGACGAGCGCGAGGTTGAGCGGGCTACGGGCCTGTCGACGACCGAGATCGACGAGCTAGCCGATCACTACCTGAGTTCCGAGCGCGTCATTATTTGCTGGGCGATGGGGATCACGCAACACCGCAAGGGCGTCGATACGATCCGCGAGATTATCAATCTGTTGCTGCTGCGCGGAAACATCGGCAAGCCGGGTGCCGGAGCCTCCCCCATTCGCGGCCACAGCAACGTGCAGGGTGACCGCACGATGGGCGTGTGGGAGCAGATGCCCGACTCGTTTCTCGACGCCCTCGGCAAGGAGTTCAACTTTGAGCCCCCGCGCGATCACGGTGTTGACGCCGTGCACGGCATTCGCGCCCTCGACGAGGGCAAGATCAAAGTGTGGATGAGCCTTGGTGGCAACCTGCTCGGCGCGATCTCTGACACCCACCTCGCCGAATCGGCTATGCGCAAGACCGCGCTGAGTGTGCAGCTGTCGACCAAGCTCAATCGCTCGCACGTTGTGACCGGCGAGGAAGCACTCATTTTGCCCGTGCTCGGCCGCACCGAGGTCGACGAGCAGGCCTCAGGGCCGCAATACATCACGGTCGAGGACTCGGTGTGCGCGGTGCACGCGTCGCACGGTCAGGTCGCGCCCATCTCAGACCAGATGCGCTCAGAGACCGCGATTGTGGCCGGCATCGCGCACGCCACGTTTGGGGATCGCCACGGTATCGACTGGCCCGCCATGATTCGCAACTACGACGTGATTCGGGATCACATCTCGCGTGTTGTGCCCGGCTGCGAGAGCTACAACGAAAAGACCCGCACCCGCGATGGTTTTGTGCTGCCAAACGGCCCGCGCGACTCGCGCACCTTCCCAACGGAAACAGGCAAGGCGCGCATCACCGTGAACGAGCTCGAGCACGTCGAGTGCCCACCGGGGCGCCTCATTCTGCAGACCGTGCGCTCACACGACCAGTTCAACACGACCATCTACAGTCTGAACGACCGTTACCGCGGCATCAAAAAGGGCCGCTACGTCGTGTTTGTGCACCCCGACGACATCACGGACCTCGGGCTCACCGACGGCCAGACGGTCGATATCTTCAGTGAGTGGAAAGACCAGCCGGACCGGGTGCTGCGTGGATTCCGGGTGGTCGCGTTTCCGACGGCCCGCGGCTGTGCTGCGGCGTACTTTCCCGAGGCGAACGTGCTGATCCCGCTCGATAACACGGCGCTTGAGAGTAATACCCCCGTATCCAAGGCCGTTGTTGTTCGGCTTGAGCCCTCAGCGACCCCCGCGGGTGTGGGGCGCCCGGTCACGGTGTAG
- a CDS encoding globin domain-containing protein, giving the protein MELTPQSREIVAATAGVVAEHANAITKVFYPDMFAAHPELLRIFNVANQAIGEQPQALAASVVAFAVQLIDPNAPDFTPVMQRIAHKHVSLGIKAPEYTIVGHHLLKAVKTVLGDAITPEVHNAWDEVYWLFGTALIAEEAKLYALGGTDPEHPWRQYRVVERFEEADEVFSLLLAPVSGEVPAHRTGQYVAIAVDLPGGARQPRQYTISSGPRGDSLRVTIKRVRGVDGNPDGQVSGWLYENAKPGTILDVSQPAGDVVLDESDTPLVFVSAGIGITPVAAIMEDLSRRQPDRKVRMFHADKSHKQHALYDGLRRQVLAMKDAKAQNWYEDGADSAPTLHPARSGFMDLSDVEVPAEAHAFMCGPLPFMQIARHELIAKGIPSENIHYEVFGPDLWAQNPV; this is encoded by the coding sequence ATGGAACTAACACCACAATCAAGAGAAATTGTTGCTGCGACAGCGGGGGTCGTCGCAGAGCACGCAAACGCGATCACCAAGGTGTTCTACCCCGATATGTTTGCGGCGCACCCCGAGCTGCTTCGCATCTTCAACGTCGCCAATCAGGCGATCGGTGAGCAACCGCAGGCGCTCGCGGCCTCGGTCGTGGCCTTTGCCGTGCAGCTGATCGATCCGAACGCACCTGACTTCACACCCGTGATGCAGCGCATCGCGCACAAGCACGTGTCGCTCGGTATCAAGGCACCCGAGTACACGATCGTCGGCCACCACCTGTTGAAAGCAGTGAAGACCGTGCTCGGCGACGCCATCACCCCCGAGGTGCACAATGCGTGGGACGAGGTGTACTGGCTCTTCGGCACCGCGCTCATCGCTGAAGAAGCGAAGCTGTACGCACTCGGCGGCACCGATCCCGAGCACCCGTGGCGGCAGTACCGCGTTGTCGAGCGCTTCGAAGAGGCCGACGAGGTCTTTTCACTGCTGCTCGCTCCAGTGTCGGGCGAGGTGCCAGCGCACCGCACCGGTCAGTACGTGGCGATCGCGGTTGACCTGCCGGGTGGCGCACGCCAGCCGCGTCAGTACACGATCTCGTCGGGCCCGCGCGGTGATTCGCTGCGCGTGACCATCAAGCGTGTGCGGGGCGTCGACGGCAACCCCGACGGCCAGGTTTCGGGCTGGCTGTACGAAAACGCGAAGCCCGGCACGATCCTCGACGTGTCGCAGCCAGCCGGTGACGTCGTGCTCGACGAGTCAGACACTCCCCTCGTGTTTGTGTCCGCCGGCATCGGGATCACCCCGGTGGCCGCAATCATGGAGGATCTGTCGCGTCGGCAGCCCGACCGCAAGGTTCGTATGTTCCACGCCGACAAGTCGCACAAGCAGCACGCGCTCTATGACGGCCTCCGCCGTCAGGTGCTCGCAATGAAGGACGCGAAGGCGCAGAACTGGTACGAAGACGGTGCAGACTCTGCCCCGACCCTGCACCCGGCGCGCAGCGGCTTCATGGATCTCTCCGATGTCGAGGTGCCCGCCGAGGCCCACGCCTTCATGTGCGGCCCGCTGCCGTTCATGCAGATCGCACGCCACGAGCTGATCGCAAAGGGCATTCCGAGCGAGAACATTCACTACGAGGTGTTCGGGCCCGACCTCTGGGCGCAAAACCCGGTATAG
- the fmdA gene encoding formamidase codes for MPKNLFPLDSAKKFTEQEKLGHNRWHPEIPPVATVKPGESFRVDCREWFDGAIHNDDSALDILEAPLLTVHTLSGPFRVEGAKPGDLLIVDILDVGPIPQEDSGPLAGQGWGYTGIFSRNNGGGFLTEQFPDAYKAVWDFAGQTATSRHVPGVSFTGIIHPGLMGTAPSEGLLATWNNREGALIATDPDRVPPLALPPEAEHAILGGVPRDQWARVGAEAARTAPPRENGGNQDIKNFTKGSRVFYPVFVDGANLSMGDLHFSQGDGEITFCGAIEMGGFIDLRVDIIKGGMETYGVSENAIFMPGNVEPNYSHWLAFSGTSVTLDGEQKYLDSHLSYQRACLHAIDYLTKFGYSPEQAYLLLGAAPIEGRLSGVVDIPNSCSTVYLPTEIFDFDVRPSAAGPTQIDPGIGAPVAANR; via the coding sequence ATGCCAAAGAACCTCTTTCCGCTCGATTCCGCGAAGAAGTTTACGGAACAGGAGAAACTCGGGCACAACCGCTGGCACCCCGAGATTCCGCCCGTGGCCACGGTCAAACCGGGGGAAAGTTTTCGCGTTGACTGCCGCGAGTGGTTCGATGGTGCGATCCACAACGATGACTCAGCGCTAGACATCCTTGAGGCACCCCTGCTCACGGTGCACACCCTGAGCGGCCCCTTTCGAGTGGAGGGTGCAAAACCTGGTGACCTGCTCATCGTCGACATCCTCGATGTTGGACCCATTCCGCAGGAGGACTCTGGACCGCTTGCCGGGCAGGGCTGGGGCTACACCGGCATCTTCTCCCGCAACAACGGTGGCGGCTTTCTCACCGAGCAGTTTCCCGACGCCTATAAGGCGGTCTGGGATTTTGCGGGTCAAACCGCAACGTCGCGGCACGTGCCGGGGGTCTCGTTCACCGGCATCATCCACCCTGGACTCATGGGTACCGCACCCTCGGAGGGCCTGCTCGCCACCTGGAACAACCGCGAGGGTGCTCTGATCGCTACGGATCCGGATCGTGTGCCCCCGCTCGCGCTGCCACCCGAGGCAGAGCACGCGATCCTGGGCGGAGTGCCGCGTGACCAGTGGGCGCGCGTTGGCGCCGAGGCGGCTCGTACGGCACCACCACGCGAGAACGGCGGCAACCAAGACATCAAAAACTTCACGAAGGGATCCCGCGTTTTCTACCCGGTGTTTGTCGACGGCGCCAACCTGTCGATGGGTGATCTGCACTTCTCGCAGGGCGACGGCGAGATCACCTTCTGCGGTGCTATCGAAATGGGCGGGTTCATTGACCTGCGCGTCGACATCATCAAGGGCGGCATGGAGACCTACGGCGTGAGCGAAAACGCCATCTTCATGCCCGGCAATGTCGAGCCAAACTACAGTCACTGGTTGGCGTTCTCGGGTACCTCGGTCACGCTCGACGGTGAGCAGAAATACCTGGACTCGCACCTGTCATACCAGCGCGCCTGCCTGCACGCGATCGACTACCTCACCAAGTTTGGCTACAGTCCAGAGCAGGCGTACCTGCTGCTGGGCGCTGCCCCGATCGAGGGGCGGCTCTCGGGCGTCGTGGACATTCCGAACTCGTGTTCGACGGTGTACCTGCCCACGGAGATCTTCGACTTCGACGTGCGGCCCTCGGCCGCGGGCCCCACGCAAATTGATCCTGGGATTGGGGCACCGGTGGCTGCCAATCGCTAG
- a CDS encoding zinc ribbon domain-containing protein, whose amino-acid sequence MVKYCTRRSEDGAQMPSYTFRCSEGCHFDALFSMADVPTTTECRACGGLAKRVITAPHLSAAGNAAFQLLDHSARSAHEPAVVDRLPSRGSARPQRVTQNPLHAKLPRA is encoded by the coding sequence ATGGTCAAGTACTGCACGCGACGGAGCGAGGACGGAGCACAAATGCCCAGTTACACATTCCGGTGCTCCGAGGGCTGTCACTTTGACGCCCTATTTTCAATGGCGGATGTGCCGACAACGACCGAGTGCCGAGCCTGTGGTGGCCTGGCGAAGCGAGTGATTACCGCACCGCATCTGTCTGCCGCGGGGAACGCGGCTTTTCAGCTGCTCGACCACTCGGCGCGGAGCGCCCACGAGCCCGCCGTGGTCGACCGCTTGCCATCGCGTGGATCGGCGCGACCCCAGCGAGTCACCCAGAACCCCCTTCACGCGAAGCTGCCACGGGCATAG
- a CDS encoding TOBE domain-containing protein, producing the protein MTHFRIREAAALVGVSNDTVRRWVTDGHLESSTDASGRQVVSGRSLAARAIALAPSVDDDAVVRRSARNRFTGIVTAIEISGLIAQVELQCGPNRVVSLMTSEAAVDLNLEVGSRATAVVKATMVIIETEQR; encoded by the coding sequence ATGACGCATTTCAGGATCCGTGAGGCCGCAGCCCTGGTTGGCGTGAGTAATGACACCGTTCGCCGTTGGGTCACGGACGGGCACCTCGAGTCGTCCACCGACGCCTCGGGTCGCCAAGTGGTTTCGGGCCGCTCGTTGGCAGCCCGGGCCATCGCACTCGCGCCGTCGGTAGACGACGATGCCGTGGTGCGCCGTAGTGCCCGCAACCGCTTCACCGGTATCGTCACGGCCATCGAGATTTCTGGGCTCATCGCTCAGGTCGAGCTGCAGTGCGGGCCGAATCGTGTTGTGTCACTCATGACCTCAGAAGCCGCGGTTGACCTCAATCTTGAGGTGGGATCCCGAGCCACCGCGGTCGTCAAGGCCACCATGGTCATTATCGAAACTGAGCAGAGATAG
- the modA gene encoding molybdate ABC transporter substrate-binding protein, which translates to MNQTDFPRHPVRTILKTVALAGAAALMLSGCSSAATPDAKHPEPSASSELSGELSVFAAASLQPAFEPLSKEFTKKHPGVTFSFSFDGSSALATQILSGAPADVFASADEANMKKVEEGGLNTGVPTLFATSELVIAVAPGNPLGITSLADLAKPTKDGADPTVVICAAEVPCGAASHTLLDRDKVALSPASEEQNVTAVLTRVREGEADAGLVYASDVQRSNGEVEGIPIKGSEDAAGSYLAVPLQGSKLSEEAAAFVDFLKSEEARSLLLKLGFRAP; encoded by the coding sequence GTGAATCAAACGGACTTCCCCCGACACCCGGTTCGCACGATCCTGAAAACAGTCGCGCTTGCAGGAGCCGCTGCGCTCATGCTTTCGGGGTGCTCATCAGCGGCCACCCCAGATGCGAAACATCCGGAGCCTTCCGCAAGCAGCGAGCTCAGCGGCGAACTTTCCGTCTTCGCTGCCGCTTCGCTGCAGCCGGCGTTTGAGCCACTCAGTAAGGAGTTCACGAAGAAGCACCCCGGAGTGACCTTCTCCTTCAGCTTTGACGGTTCCTCGGCACTCGCCACGCAGATCTTGAGCGGAGCGCCAGCCGACGTGTTTGCTTCCGCCGACGAGGCAAATATGAAGAAGGTCGAGGAAGGCGGTTTGAACACCGGCGTTCCCACACTCTTTGCCACCAGCGAGCTTGTGATTGCGGTAGCCCCCGGAAATCCACTCGGGATCACCTCGCTCGCGGATCTCGCGAAGCCCACCAAAGACGGCGCCGATCCTACCGTGGTGATCTGCGCGGCCGAGGTTCCGTGTGGCGCAGCTTCGCACACACTTCTCGACCGAGACAAGGTCGCGCTCTCGCCCGCCAGCGAAGAGCAAAACGTGACCGCGGTGTTGACCCGGGTGCGGGAGGGAGAAGCCGATGCGGGTCTCGTCTACGCCTCCGACGTGCAACGCTCGAACGGCGAGGTTGAGGGCATTCCGATCAAGGGTTCTGAAGACGCAGCCGGCAGCTACCTTGCAGTGCCGCTGCAGGGCTCAAAGCTGTCAGAAGAGGCCGCGGCCTTCGTCGACTTCTTGAAGTCCGAGGAAGCTCGCTCGCTACTCCTGAAGCTCGGGTTCCGAGCGCCGTGA
- a CDS encoding sulfate/molybdate ABC transporter ATP-binding protein, translating into MSGLDCAVQVQRGDFELNAAVRAAPGEVLAVIGANGSGKSTLLGAIAGTHPIANGSVRLGSRVLCSRGGQAPTVSLRRSARRVGFLDQRARLFPHLSARANIAFGPRAQGESRRTAEATAEEWLVRVGLSGRGDARSSQLSGGQQQRVAIARTLAADPALLLIDEPFAALDVTSSGELRELIATEARRMQIPVVLVSHDPIDLISLASRVVVLEAGAVTQSGTVAEVLGSPETPFAAAFTGRVLLRGTASDSGVLTPDAPLRELHGVGKLPSPGTAASASFEAAAVRVVPDPAPSSATENSWSGTISAISAGPAGVRLECAEWPGIYAELPLSRAFEPWITVGASARWELPTEAVRFGTPH; encoded by the coding sequence ATGAGCGGGCTCGACTGCGCAGTTCAGGTGCAGCGCGGAGACTTTGAGCTCAACGCTGCTGTGCGGGCCGCACCCGGCGAGGTGCTCGCCGTGATCGGAGCGAACGGCTCGGGCAAGTCGACGCTGCTCGGGGCCATCGCCGGCACTCACCCGATTGCTAACGGCTCGGTGCGCCTTGGTTCGCGTGTTTTGTGTTCCCGGGGAGGCCAGGCCCCCACGGTTTCGCTGCGCCGCTCGGCTCGTCGCGTGGGCTTCCTCGATCAGCGGGCCCGGCTGTTTCCTCATCTCAGCGCCCGCGCCAACATTGCCTTCGGACCTCGGGCGCAGGGCGAAAGCCGACGCACCGCCGAGGCGACAGCCGAGGAGTGGCTGGTGCGAGTCGGACTGTCCGGTCGTGGTGATGCCAGGTCGAGCCAACTCTCCGGCGGCCAACAGCAACGAGTGGCTATTGCCCGCACGCTCGCGGCCGATCCCGCACTGCTGCTGATCGACGAGCCCTTTGCGGCGCTCGACGTAACGAGCAGCGGCGAGTTGCGAGAACTGATCGCGACGGAAGCGCGCCGCATGCAGATTCCCGTGGTGCTCGTCAGCCACGATCCAATCGACCTGATCTCGCTTGCCTCTCGTGTTGTGGTACTTGAGGCTGGCGCGGTCACTCAGTCGGGAACAGTGGCGGAGGTACTCGGGTCACCCGAGACGCCGTTCGCAGCGGCATTCACCGGGCGCGTGCTACTGAGGGGCACTGCCTCAGATAGCGGAGTGCTGACACCTGACGCCCCGCTGCGGGAACTCCACGGGGTCGGGAAGCTACCCAGTCCCGGCACAGCGGCCAGCGCGAGTTTTGAGGCTGCGGCGGTGCGGGTGGTTCCGGATCCCGCGCCCTCATCAGCGACAGAGAATTCATGGAGCGGCACGATCAGCGCCATTTCGGCGGGGCCTGCCGGGGTACGACTCGAGTGCGCCGAGTGGCCAGGAATCTATGCGGAGCTACCGCTTTCCCGCGCCTTCGAACCGTGGATAACAGTGGGTGCGAGCGCACGCTGGGAGTTGCCCACGGAGGCAGTACGTTTTGGCACACCGCACTGA
- the moaA gene encoding GTP 3',8-cyclase MoaA, which yields MSKNSVPTPRSRQLPSTGLLDARQRQLQDLRISVTDRCNFRCVYCMPKELFGRDYQFLERSELLTFEEIERIARVSVGLGVRKLRLTGGEPLLRRGIEDLVSKLAALRTPDGERVDLALTTNGSALPVKAQALREAGLQRVTISVDSLKEDRFQAINDVRFPLARVFDGIAAAEAAGLGPIKINAVIKRGVNDDEVLALAEHFRGTGHTLRFIEYMDVGTSNGWEMADVVPSAEILSTINAAHPLEPLTPSHPGETAKRWRYVDGGGEIGVISSVTGAFCGTCTRARISVEGKLFTCLFATEGTDLRALLRGGADDEALAAALTGIWNARDDRYSELRARLSIPGSPARQRIEMSYIGG from the coding sequence GTGTCGAAGAATTCCGTTCCCACCCCCCGGTCACGGCAACTCCCTTCGACGGGTCTCTTGGACGCCAGGCAGCGACAGCTACAAGACCTGCGCATCTCCGTGACCGACCGCTGCAACTTCCGCTGCGTCTACTGCATGCCAAAGGAATTGTTCGGGCGTGACTACCAGTTTCTCGAGCGCAGTGAGCTGCTCACCTTCGAGGAGATTGAGCGCATCGCCCGAGTCTCGGTGGGCTTGGGCGTGCGCAAGCTCCGATTGACCGGTGGTGAACCGCTGCTGCGGCGCGGCATCGAAGACCTCGTCTCCAAGCTTGCGGCGCTGCGCACTCCCGACGGCGAGCGCGTCGACCTGGCCCTCACCACAAACGGCTCGGCGTTGCCGGTCAAGGCTCAGGCTCTGCGCGAGGCCGGTCTGCAACGGGTGACCATTTCGGTCGACTCGCTCAAAGAGGACCGTTTTCAGGCGATCAACGACGTGCGCTTCCCGCTTGCCCGGGTATTCGACGGCATCGCCGCCGCGGAAGCCGCGGGGCTCGGCCCGATCAAGATCAACGCGGTGATCAAGCGCGGCGTCAATGACGACGAGGTCCTAGCCCTCGCCGAACACTTCCGCGGCACCGGTCACACACTGCGCTTCATCGAGTACATGGACGTTGGCACTTCAAACGGTTGGGAGATGGCCGACGTGGTGCCGTCTGCCGAAATTCTGAGCACCATCAACGCGGCACACCCCCTCGAACCGCTCACCCCCAGCCACCCGGGCGAGACCGCAAAGCGGTGGCGCTACGTCGACGGTGGCGGTGAGATCGGTGTGATCTCGAGCGTAACGGGGGCATTCTGCGGCACCTGCACCCGCGCCCGTATCTCGGTCGAGGGCAAACTCTTCACCTGCCTGTTCGCGACCGAGGGCACCGACCTGCGAGCACTGCTCAGGGGTGGCGCAGACGACGAGGCGCTCGCCGCAGCGCTCACTGGCATCTGGAATGCCCGCGATGATCGCTACTCCGAGCTGCGCGCGCGGCTGTCTATCCCGGGCTCTCCCGCTCGCCAACGCATCGAAATGTCGTACATTGGCGGTTGA